The genome window GTAAAACCGCTTTCGTTTGTAGCATCTGTATTTGGGTTGTCCCAGTGTGTTATGCCGGCTTCTTTCATTTTACCGCCTTCATCTGTTCCTCGCCAGCCGGTTGCATCGGCTTGTGCCTGCGTCATGCCAAGTTCCATTTCAAGTTCTTTCCATTCTGCATCACTTGGCAAATGCCAGTCGTCAGGGCAAACTCCTTGTACTCCGCTGGGGTTGGTATTGCTGCTAACGGCATTATCACCCATTGCTGCTGCCCATGTGTATAATGCTCCGTAGGTATCAGCTTCGCCCTCGTTGTTATTATTATAATAACAATAAGCATCATCGGTATTATTATCGCCAAGATCAGCCCAAACAATATGATCTTCTACAAGAAGTATTCCTGTGCCGTTATGATAACGGGTTACTTTAAGGTTTTCTTTTAACCATATTTGGTTGCCTATTACAACTGTATTGTATATGTTTCCGTCAATATCAGTAATTTGATAAGGAGCAGTTGTAAACATTTTTTCTTCACCGTAACTTGTTCCTCCGTCATTTGTAGCATAAGCACGTACATAATAAGTTTTGTTTTCTGTTAAACCGGTTATTTCATTTATAAACGCTCCTATTCCGCCTCCGTCTTCTGTACAGAGGTCGGATATTGTAGGATTTTGACTTGTACTCCAACATACACCGCGTTCTGATACATCAGAACTGCCGGCATTTGTTACGTTGCCGCCGCATGTTGCAGTTATGTAATTAATATTTGTAATTTCATCAGTTGTTACAATTGGTGTTGTTATTAGTTCTAATGTCGTAAAATTTTGTTCGGTTTTGCCGTATCTAATTTCATCTTCTTCGGCATAAGCTCGCAAGTAATAAGTTGTATTTGGAGCGAGCTCTGTAATTTCTTCGGTAAATATACCGATTTTTGCATTTTCTCCGGCGTATATTGTTTTACTGTCTTTAACAGTAGGCATGCTTCCTGTTCCGTAACAATAACCGTATGTTTTCAAATTATCACCTACTTCAAGTATCTCGGTTGATACGCTTACACTGTTATAAGTTATGTTACTTACTTCCGATTGTGTATAAATAGTTTTTGTAATTAATTCAAATCTTTTACAGCCGGTATAGCTTAAAAGAAAAATTGCCGAAGCTGTTAGGAAAAGTGTTTTTTTCATTAAAATAAATTTATAAATAATATAATTATTCTTATATTCGTGCTGCACTACAGAAAGGGTTTACACAAAAACAAAATTTCTTAAACAGACAATTTATTAACAATTTAAATATTAAGTTTATAATAGATTATTTTCCTTTATACAAGTCCAATTTGTCATAAACCAAAATTAATTCAGTTAAAAACTAAACTGAAAAAGTTTCCAGATTAATCAATTTACTTTTTAACACAATTGATTTAGTCTGAAACTAAACGATTTTACTTACAAACTAAACGATTTAACTTACAAACTAAACGAATTCACTTCAATACTAAACAGGTTTAGTTCAGAACATAATTAATTTACATCAGAACCGAGAGAATTTAGTTCAGAAGTACCCGTAGGTACTTGAACAGTACATGATTATCAGCAAGTTAGGGTTTTTTAATAAAAAAGACCCTGCGTATATTCATAAAATTAATTTTCAAGAACAATATTTCCGTTTTCGTCTAATTTTACAATCCAATAATCGCAACCTCCATGATTACCGCTGACATCAGCGTTATATAACACAGAAAACCGGCAACAATATT of Bacteroidales bacterium contains these proteins:
- a CDS encoding fibrobacter succinogenes major paralogous domain-containing protein, which produces MKKTLFLTASAIFLLSYTGCKRFELITKTIYTQSEVSNITYNSVSVSTEILEVGDNLKTYGYCYGTGSMPTVKDSKTIYAGENAKIGIFTEEITELAPNTTYYLRAYAEEDEIRYGKTEQNFTTLELITTPIVTTDEITNINYITATCGGNVTNAGSSDVSERGVCWSTSQNPTISDLCTEDGGGIGAFINEITGLTENKTYYVRAYATNDGGTSYGEEKMFTTAPYQITDIDGNIYNTVVIGNQIWLKENLKVTRYHNGTGILLVEDHIVWADLGDNNTDDAYCYYNNNNEGEADTYGALYTWAAAMGDNAVSSNTNPSGVQGVCPDDWHLPSDAEWKELEMELGMTQAQADATGWRGTDEGGKMKEAGITHWDNPNTDATNESGFTALPGGYRHYDHGDFGGLGSNSYFWSATEYDATYAWYRRLLYDNSGVNRGSSNKSYGFSVRCLRD